GAGTTTCTTCATCATGAAAAAAGAATGCGGGCGGGCGGAGCGACGGGCAAGGGGAAAACTTGCGGTGCAGCGGTTGTTCCCGTAAGGTGGCGATATGATGACGAGGGGTAAATGGAATTCAAAAAAAAGGAATTCAGCGAATTTGGTGCTGCTGGTGGCGGTGCTTTCGAGCGCGTGGGGCTGCAAGAAACCGGACTACGACGGTAACCGCGTAAAGGATGCCGCGTCGGGGCATCGTCCCAGCCAGATTGAATGGGGGAATATTTTTCTGGAAGGGAACAACAAGAAATATCCGCAAGACTCCGTGAAGGCCGCACAGTGGTTTATGTTGGCGGGCACAGAAACAAATTACACGGTGAAAAGCGGTGAATCGCGGTGGCAAGTCAACGACCGGTTTGGCATCCCGCTGGAACTGATTCGCGAGGCCAATCCGGAAGTGGATATGAACCGAATTAAGGGCGGTGAAGAAATCACCATCCCCGGCGCACGCATCGCACAGTTTAATTTGGGGATGCTCTACGAACAAGGCAAGGGGGTTAAAAAAGACCACGCGCTCGCGGCGGAATGGCACACGCGCGCCGCCAAAGCCGGGCTCGCGGATGCACAGTTTGCGCTAGGCTATTTGCTGGAAAAAGGCACCGCGAGCGGCACGGTGCTGGATACGCCGGATTTCTCGGGGGCCGTACACTGGTACAGCCGCTCCGCTAATCAGGGTTTCGGTCCGGCGCAGCAAAATCTGGCCCAACTTCATTTGAAAGGACAGGGCACCTCACGCGACCTCACGTTGGCGTACAAATGGTTTACCCTCGCAAAACGCAACGCCAAGGAATATCAAATGACACCCTCAACCAAGGCGCGGTTTAAAAAGGAATTATCTGATAAGGA
This window of the Limisphaerales bacterium genome carries:
- a CDS encoding SEL1-like repeat protein, with translation MMTRGKWNSKKRNSANLVLLVAVLSSAWGCKKPDYDGNRVKDAASGHRPSQIEWGNIFLEGNNKKYPQDSVKAAQWFMLAGTETNYTVKSGESRWQVNDRFGIPLELIREANPEVDMNRIKGGEEITIPGARIAQFNLGMLYEQGKGVKKDHALAAEWHTRAAKAGLADAQFALGYLLEKGTASGTVLDTPDFSGAVHWYSRSANQGFGPAQQNLAQLHLKGQGTSRDLTLAYKWFTLAKRNAKEYQMTPSTKARFKKELSDKEWAAKVKHDEMLKETEKNMETATDRLEGTMPAADVTRAKQLVETFVAKREK